The nucleotide sequence GGGCAACTGGAGTTTTGGCGACTACTTCAAGCGCGACTCGCTGAAGTGGGGCTGGGAGCTGCTCACTAAAGTCTATGGCCTGCCACCTGAAAAGCTCTTGGCCACGGTCTACATCGACGACCAAGAAGCCTACGACATTTGGCACAAAGAAATTGGCTTGCCTGCGGACCGCATCGTGCGCATTGGCGACAACAAGGGTAAGAAGTACGCGTCGGACAACTTCTGGATGATGGCCGACACCGGACCTTGTGGCCCATGCTCTGAAATCTTTTACGACCACGGTGAACACATTCCTGGCGGCCCTCCCGGTAGCCCTGGTGAAGACGGTGACCGGTTCATCGAAATCTGGAACCACGTGTTCATGCAATTTGACATGCAGCCTGATGGCAGCTTGGTCAAATTGCCTGCACCGTGTGTAGACACCGGCATGGGCTTAGAGCGCTTGGCGGCCATTTTGCAGCACGTCCACAGCAACTACGAAATCGACATTTTCCAAGGCCTGATTGGCGCTGCCGCTCGCGAAACCGGCTGCACCGATTTGGACAACAAGAGCTTGCGTGTGATTGCGGACCACATCCGCGCAACCGCATTCTTGGTCAGCGATGGTGTGACACCCTCCAACGAAGGTCGTGGCTACGTACAACGCCGCATCATCCGCCGCGCGATTCGCCATGGCTACAAGCTTGGCAAAAAGACGCCGTTTTTCCATAAGCTGGTGGCGGATGTGGCAGCGCTAATGGGCGATGCCTACCCCAACGTAGCGGCCCAAAAAGACCGCATTACCGATGTGCTGCGCCAAGAAGAAGAACGCTTCTTCGAAACGCTGGAAAACGGCATGGAAATCTTGGACCACGCCTTGCAAGGCGGTGTGAAGGTGCTGCCGGGCGACGTCGCCTTTAAGCTGCATGACACCTTTGGCTTCCCCTTGGACTTGACCAACGATGTGTGCCGTGAAAACGGTGTCGAGGTAGACGAGGCGGGCTTCCAAGCCGCCATGGAGCAGCAAAAAGCCAAGGGCCGCGCTGCTGGCAAGTTCAAGATGGACAAGGCGCTGGAGTACAGCGGCGAAGGCAACGACTTCGTAGGCTATGACCACCTGACCCAAGAATCAAAAATCGTAGCGCTCTACGCAGACGGCGTAAGCGTAAATGCGCTCAATGCTGGCCAAACCGGTGTGGTGGTGTTGAGCACCACGCCGTTTTATGCGGAAAGCGGCGGTCAAGTCGGGGACCAAGGTTCGATTTTTAACGACACCGCCATGTTTGCCGTGGGCGACACACAAAAGATCAAGTCTGATGTGTATGCCCACCACGGTGCGCTGTCCACGGGGTCCTTGAAGCTTGGTGATACCGTGACTGCGCACGTCGATGCAGGCTTGCGCGCTGCCAGCATGCGCAACCACTCTGCCACCCACTTGATGCATAAGGCTTTGCGCGAAGTGCTGGGCACCCACGTGCAGCAAAAGGGCAGCTTGGTAAACGCTGAGCGCACGCGTTTCGACTTTACCCATAACGCCCCAGTGACCGACGCCCAGGTGCGCGAGATCGAAGCCTTGGTGAATGCCGAGGTTTTGAACAATGCCGCGACCCATGCCCGTTTGATGGACATTGAGTCTGCCAAGCAAACCGGCGCCATGATGCTGTTTGGTGAGAAGTACGGCGAAGTCGTGCGCGTGCTGGACATCGGCACAACCACCGAGCTGTGCGGTGGCACGCACGTGCAGCGCACGGGCGACATTGGTTTATTCAAAGTGGTGGCCGAGAGCGGTGTGGCCTCTGGTGTGCGCCGTATTGAGGCGGTCACGGGGCAGGGCGCTTTGGCCTACCTACAAAACCTCGAAGACACGGTAGCCCATGTGGCGGGTGCTTTGAAGACGCCTGTGGTCGAAGTGACCGAGCGTGTGGGCACTGTGCTGGAGCATGTGAAGGCGCTGGAAAAAGAAGTGGCCGCTCTGAAAGGCAAGTTGGCTTCCGCCCAAGGCGATGAGCTCGTTAACCAAGCCTTGGATATCAGCGGCGTAAAGCTCTTGGCCGCCAAGTTGGAAGGTGCAGACACCAAGACCCTGCGCGACACCATGGACAAGCTCAAAGACAAGCTGAAAACGGCGGTGATCGTGTTGGCTGCCGTTGAGGGCGACAAGGTGCAACTGGCCGTGGGCGTCACCACCGACACCACGGGCAAGGTCAAAGCGGGCGAGCTGGTGAACTACCTGGCAGCGCAAGTGGGCGGCAAGGGCGGTGGCAAGGCCGACATGGCCATGGCCGGTGGCACAGAGCCAGCCAAGTTGGCTGCCGCGCTGGCCAGCGTGCAAGCCTGGGTGACACCTAAGCTGTAAAACGCCTATCCCTTTGACGGCGTTTACCTTTGGTGTCCGCCGTCAGTTAAGTGCCAATTGCTATGGATTTGATAGCTGCTTGCGCAATATCTATGGGTGCTGCAGCCGAAACTGGCCTATTTTTTGCCGCACGGCGTTGCGGGGTGAAGCCGCTCTGCTAAAGCCCGAGCATCCATGGCCAGTTGCGTCACCGGTCTTTCCGCGTAAGCTGCGCTGTGCAGTTGTACCAAGCGGCGCAAGGTGTCCAAGTGCGGTGTCACTGTACCGAAAAAGCGGGCCTCACCGGGATAGGCCAACAGCAGGGTCGGGAAGTTTTCAACCTCCACTGGATCCACCGCATCTGACTCGTCTTCAATATCCACCCAGCGGAACTGCACCTGGGGAAACTCGGCAGCCAGTTGCGCGAACAGGGGTTGGTATTCCCGGCAAGCGCCACACCATGCAGCGCATAGGCAGGCAACCAAAAGTTTCGGGGGCGTGGCAGGGGCGTCGGAAGTAGGGCGCATTTCAAGCATGCGGCAATGATCTCAGAAAAAGGTGGGAATAAGCTTATGGCCTAAGTCGTAAGTAGGCCCGTTTACACTAGAGGGTTTTCCCCCTCTCGCTAATTTTTGCAAGGCCCCCCATGAGTGCATTTCTGGAAGAAACCGTCTTAAGCGTACACCACTGGACTGACAAACTGTTCAGCTTCACCACGACGCGGGACCCTGCGCTGCGCTTTTCCAACGGACACTTCACCATGATCGGCCTGCGCCAAGAGTCTGGCAAGCCCTTGCTGCGTGCCTACAGCATCGTCAGCGCAAATTACGAAGAGCATTTGGAGTTCTTGAGCATCAAAGTGCAGGACGGCCCGCTCACTTCTAAGCTGCAGCACATTAAGGTGGGCGACAAGATTGTGGTGGGCCGTAAGCCCACGGGCACCTTGCTGATCGACTATCTCTTGCCTGCCAAGAACTTGTATTTGCTGGGGAGCGGCACCGGCCTCGCTCCGTTCTTGAGCGTGATTCGCGACCCGGATACCTTTGAAAAATTCGAAAAGGTGATCTTGGTGCACGGCGTGCGTGAGGTCAAAGAACTGGCCTACCACGAGTACCTCAAGAACGAATTGCCCAAGCACGAGTTTTTGGGTGAAATGGTGAGCAAGCAAATGCTGTATTACCCCACCGTGACCCGTGAGGCGTTTGAACACCAAGGTCGCATCACCACGCTGATGGAAACCAACAAGCTGCCCGCAGATTTGGGCTTGCTGCCGTTAGACCCTGCCAATGATCGCATCATGATTTGCGGTAGCCCCGGTTTGAACAAAGACATGCGCGAGATTTTGGATGCCAAGGGCTTCAAAGAAGGCAGTACCACCACCCCTGGCGACTACGTGGTGGAACGCGCCTTCGTCGAGCAGTAAAGCGCGCCCCTCAGGCCCGCGCCATGCGCGTGGTCAGCTTGTAGGCGGGTAAGCCCGCCAACATGCGCTTGCCATACGCCGTTTGCTGCAAGCGCTTGTCATAGCAGATGACTTGGGCACGGTCATCTTCCGTGCGGATCGCGCGGCCCGTCCATTGCAAGAGCTTGACCCCGGTGGCTGGAATCACCAGCTCGTTAAACGGGTCGCGGCCCACGCTGCGCAACCATTCGGCCCGCGCCTCATCGATGGGGTCAGACGGCGGCGCAAACGGTAGCTTCGCAATGAATACGGTCTCGCACAATTCCCCAGGGAGGTCTAAGCCTTCTCCAAAAGACTGCAGCCCAAAAATGATGGACGGCACGCTGGCCTCCACACGCGCTTGGTGAGTGGCCAAGAGGCGGGTACGTGACATGGTTCCCTGTACCAGTACTTTTTCTTGCAACACGGGTAGCAAGGCATCTGTTGCTGCACGCATTTGCACACGTGAGGTAAAGAGCACCAAAGCACCCTTGGGCACCTGGGTTAGGTCCTTCATGAGCTCCGTTACCATTTCCTTGGTGTACGCATCAGCGTGTTTGGGGTCTGCGGTGGTGTGCACCACGGTGAGGGTCCCTTGCTTGGCGTAGTCAAATGGGCTGGCTACTTCGAGCGCGGTCACTGCGGGGTTGTTGGATAGCCCGGCCTCTCGCAAGAAGTAGTCAAAACTGCCGCAACTGGTGAGGGACGCGGAAGTAATCACCGCGCCACGCACCTTGCTCCACAAGAACTGGCGCAACAGGTCACCTGGAACGATCGGACAGGCATGGGCCGTGATGGTGAGGAACATTTGGCTCTGGCTCTTGAGCTCTAACCACTTGGCCAAAGGCTGCTCGCCATGTTCTAGCAACAGGCTTGCAGTGGACACCACACTCCCAATTTTCGGAGCCAGTGCCCCCAGCTTGGCATACAGCTGGGCACAGAGCATGGCTTGGCTA is from Rhodoferax aquaticus and encodes:
- the alaS gene encoding alanine--tRNA ligase translates to MTQSAMSVADIRKTFLDFFASKGHTVVASSPLVPGNDPTLMFTNSGMVQFKDVFLGTDKRSYVRAASVQACLRAGGKHNDLENVGYTARHHTFFEMLGNWSFGDYFKRDSLKWGWELLTKVYGLPPEKLLATVYIDDQEAYDIWHKEIGLPADRIVRIGDNKGKKYASDNFWMMADTGPCGPCSEIFYDHGEHIPGGPPGSPGEDGDRFIEIWNHVFMQFDMQPDGSLVKLPAPCVDTGMGLERLAAILQHVHSNYEIDIFQGLIGAAARETGCTDLDNKSLRVIADHIRATAFLVSDGVTPSNEGRGYVQRRIIRRAIRHGYKLGKKTPFFHKLVADVAALMGDAYPNVAAQKDRITDVLRQEEERFFETLENGMEILDHALQGGVKVLPGDVAFKLHDTFGFPLDLTNDVCRENGVEVDEAGFQAAMEQQKAKGRAAGKFKMDKALEYSGEGNDFVGYDHLTQESKIVALYADGVSVNALNAGQTGVVVLSTTPFYAESGGQVGDQGSIFNDTAMFAVGDTQKIKSDVYAHHGALSTGSLKLGDTVTAHVDAGLRAASMRNHSATHLMHKALREVLGTHVQQKGSLVNAERTRFDFTHNAPVTDAQVREIEALVNAEVLNNAATHARLMDIESAKQTGAMMLFGEKYGEVVRVLDIGTTTELCGGTHVQRTGDIGLFKVVAESGVASGVRRIEAVTGQGALAYLQNLEDTVAHVAGALKTPVVEVTERVGTVLEHVKALEKEVAALKGKLASAQGDELVNQALDISGVKLLAAKLEGADTKTLRDTMDKLKDKLKTAVIVLAAVEGDKVQLAVGVTTDTTGKVKAGELVNYLAAQVGGKGGGKADMAMAGGTEPAKLAAALASVQAWVTPKL
- a CDS encoding thioredoxin family protein, with amino-acid sequence MRPTSDAPATPPKLLVACLCAAWCGACREYQPLFAQLAAEFPQVQFRWVDIEDESDAVDPVEVENFPTLLLAYPGEARFFGTVTPHLDTLRRLVQLHSAAYAERPVTQLAMDARALAERLHPATPCGKK
- a CDS encoding ferredoxin--NADP reductase, coding for MSAFLEETVLSVHHWTDKLFSFTTTRDPALRFSNGHFTMIGLRQESGKPLLRAYSIVSANYEEHLEFLSIKVQDGPLTSKLQHIKVGDKIVVGRKPTGTLLIDYLLPAKNLYLLGSGTGLAPFLSVIRDPDTFEKFEKVILVHGVREVKELAYHEYLKNELPKHEFLGEMVSKQMLYYPTVTREAFEHQGRITTLMETNKLPADLGLLPLDPANDRIMICGSPGLNKDMREILDAKGFKEGSTTTPGDYVVERAFVEQ